The genome window TCCGCGATTTTCTCACCGAAACCCAATTCGATGTCCGCAAAGATGTGGACAATGTTTACGTATCGATAATGCCGCAGGTGCACAAAGAGCCAAAAATGCTGGTGGTTGCGGTGGGTAATTTTAACGCAGAACGCCTTTCCGAATTTATTCGCGAAAAAGATTCCGAAGACCGCCTGACAGAAACAACCGTTGGTAATCACAAGCTGTTTTTGATGGCAGAACGCCAGAAAGCGCTTTGCTTTGCAGATGCCAACCACGTGGTTTTCGGCAACGAAGATTTGGTGAAAGAGTGGCTGAATCTCGCCAAAAATCCCGATCCGGCGCGGAAAGATGCCATCGCCAACCGGCTCGCGAATGTCAAATACAAAAGCGGTATGTGGATGACCGCCAACGCCCAATCGATGATCGATGAAATGATGGATAACATGCCGGAAAATTTACCGGAAGAGCGGTTGCGCACCCTATTTTCGGTTGATCAGGTAGCTTTTTCAGCGGCAATTGATCAGTCGATGAGTATTGACGGCGTTGGATTTTTCAAAAATAATCAGGATGCTGAACTTGTTCGCGATATGGCGAAAGGCGCACTCGCCGGGTTCAAATTGTCGCTCGACGGCAATCGCGAAGCCATCGATGTTATCAATAAAATTGACATCACCACAGAAAATGGTTCTGTTCGAATGAACGCCAAATTTACGCAAAATGACATCCAGACCTTGGCGAAACAGCGCCAGCGTTACGCCATGCACTAACCCGTTTTCCCGTTAGAAACCTGCAAACCCGGCATTTCCGCGATGATGTGCCGGGTTTCTTTTTTTATTGTATCCCCGACAATTTTGCGTTTTATTGCGAATTGAATTTATGGAGAACAGCGTTGGAACCACTGGAAATCATCAATAAATATTACCAACCGGGATCGCAGCTGCATGAAATTTTGCTGATCCACAGCCAACTGGTTACCCAAAAAGCATTATGGCTGGCCAAAAAAGTGGCGCATTTATCGCCGGATGTACAGTTTATCCGCGAAGCCGCGATGTTGCACGATATCGGGATTATCCACACAAACGCGCCGGGCATCGCCTGTTTTGGGGACGCGCCGTATATTCAACACGGCATTATCGGGCGGGAAATATTGGAGAAAGAAGGCTTGCCAAAACACGCGCTGGTTTGCGAACGGCACACCGGCGTCGGTATTTCGCGGACAGATATCGCTGCCAAAAACTGCCCCTCTCCCGACCGCGATTTACTGCCGGTTTCTATCGAAGAACAGATTATTTGTTTGGCGGATAAATTTTATTCGAAAACGCCCGCTAAATTACGCAATGAAAAATCGCTGGCAAAAGTGCGCAACAGCATCGCAAAACACGGTGAAAGCAAATTGCAGACATTGAACAATTGGCTGGACTTTTTTGGAGTGGAAGATTCATAAACGGGTTCACATATGCGAACAAAAAAGTTTCGCATTAACACAAAATGCAGATATTCATAAAACAAAAAAGGCATGTGCGAACATGCCTTTTTTGTAAACTATGAAAAACCAAAAGGTTAACGCCCTCTGAGAGTTGGCAGGCTTATCGGCGCCTGGTCACTCACACCAACGGTTCCATTGGAATTATATTTGAGCTTCCGTTTTTCACCAATATTTCCACAAACCAGGCATTGATACATTTCACCTTTGTGCCCGTAAGGCCGACCTCGCCGGTGTTTTCCGCAGCTTTCGCACTCCGGATATCCTAAAACAATCCCCGGATCCTGTTTCCAGCCGCTAAAGGACATATCATATTCATCACGAATAAAAATGTCCAGCTCATCTTTGGTACAACCCAACTCTCCGGCGATTTTCGAAGCTGTGTGGCTTGTGGCAATCACACAATTCTCCTTCCGAACGTAATTGGACAATCGTTCACGAAGTTTTCGTTTGGTCATTTGCATCGATCTCCTTTACGTAAATTAAACTTTTCCCATGGGACATTCCGTCAAATGAGATTTCGTCAAGAACCCTCGTAACTAACCGTATTTCTGATTTTTCCGTCCGTGTATTTTAAAAGGCAGTGGAGCAGAATTCCGTTTGTGCAATAGATTAATTTAATAGAAAAACCTGATTTTGTTGTGATCTACAACCGCTTTTGCCCGACATCGTTTTCAGGAATCACTGACGTTTCAGAATTTTTCGCACCAGAAAAGTAACGAGTGCGGCGTCATCCAGAAAACCGAGCGGTCCGATCAGCGCCTCCGGCAATAAATCGATCGGCGAAAGCACATAAACCGCTACCAAAACAATTAATCCCAACAAACTTTTGCGAGGTTTATTCACCACTTTTGGTTCGCTCTGGAAAACTTCTTCTGCTTTTGCAGCCATCATAAACTCCTTATTTATATCATTTTAAGGACTTCTGTTTGAACCCCTTTCTGCAGGGTTTGGCCAGCGGGCAACACAATAAATCCGCTGGCATTGCTCACGGATGTCAGCATATGCGACGCCTGTTTTTCCTGCGGCGAAACGATCGGCAAACTGTCTGTTGGATATTGGCAGTTCACGCGGAAAAGTTGGTCACGGTCCAATCGGTTTTCCAATTGTGCCGCAAGAACACCCGTAAAACGCCGGTGACTGAATCCTGTTCCGTTGGCAAACCGCAAAACGGGTTGAACATAATATAAAAAACACATATACGCCGAAACCGGATTCCCCGGCAAACCGAACAACAGTGTTTTGGCAGCTCTGGCAAAATACAGCGGCTTGCCCGGTTTTTGACGGACACGCCAGAAAATAGTTTCAAATCCGCATTCCTGAGCGGCTTTTTTGACCAAATCGTGCGGTCCAACAGAAACGCCACCGCTGAACAAAATGACATCTGCAACAGCCGATGCATGTTCGATTGCGGCAACCGTTGCGGAAAAATCATCGCCAACACGTTGGCGCGAGACTACTTTTCCGCCAAATTTTTGGGCGGCAGCAGCCAGCATAATACCGTTGGAATCCCGGATTTGCCCCGCAGCCGGTGTCTGCGCAACATCAACCAGCTCGGTTCCGGTACCGATAATTGCCACTCGCGGACGCCGGTAAACGGCAACCGTTGCTGCGCCTTGCGATGCGGCAACCGCTATTTGCGCCGGATTGAGCACAGTTCCGACGGGCAATAATTCTGTTCCGGCGGTGTATTCTTCTCCGGCGAACCGCAAATGCTGGTGGCGGTTGTTCACTTTTTTGACGATCACTGTTTGCTCATGAATTTCGGTATTCTCAATGGGCACCACCGTATCCGCACCGTTGCCAACCATCGCGCCGGTGCTGATGCGCATGGCTTCGCCGGATTGCAGATGCGCAGCGGCAGGAACGCCCGCCCGGCTTTCGCTGGTTATTTGCAGCTTCACCGGTTGTGCTTCCGTGGCAAACTGCACATCGTCCCAACGAACGGCAAAACCATCCATCGCACTGTTGGTAAATTGGGGCATCGGTTCTGTTGCAAAAACGGGCTGCGCCAACACCCGTTCGATGGCATCTTCCAGCGAAATATCTTCAGTTTGCGGTTGAGGAAGGACGGTTTTAACGAGATCAAGTGCCTCTTGAATTGAGATCATTCAGTTAATCCAAAAACAAATTGTAATACGTTAAATTTGCGA of Calditrichia bacterium contains these proteins:
- a CDS encoding HDIG domain-containing protein, with the translated sequence MEPLEIINKYYQPGSQLHEILLIHSQLVTQKALWLAKKVAHLSPDVQFIREAAMLHDIGIIHTNAPGIACFGDAPYIQHGIIGREILEKEGLPKHALVCERHTGVGISRTDIAAKNCPSPDRDLLPVSIEEQIICLADKFYSKTPAKLRNEKSLAKVRNSIAKHGESKLQTLNNWLDFFGVEDS
- a CDS encoding DUF1232 domain-containing protein; the protein is MAAKAEEVFQSEPKVVNKPRKSLLGLIVLVAVYVLSPIDLLPEALIGPLGFLDDAALVTFLVRKILKRQ
- a CDS encoding molybdopterin molybdotransferase MoeA; protein product: MISIQEALDLVKTVLPQPQTEDISLEDAIERVLAQPVFATEPMPQFTNSAMDGFAVRWDDVQFATEAQPVKLQITSESRAGVPAAAHLQSGEAMRISTGAMVGNGADTVVPIENTEIHEQTVIVKKVNNRHQHLRFAGEEYTAGTELLPVGTVLNPAQIAVAASQGAATVAVYRRPRVAIIGTGTELVDVAQTPAAGQIRDSNGIMLAAAAQKFGGKVVSRQRVGDDFSATVAAIEHASAVADVILFSGGVSVGPHDLVKKAAQECGFETIFWRVRQKPGKPLYFARAAKTLLFGLPGNPVSAYMCFLYYVQPVLRFANGTGFSHRRFTGVLAAQLENRLDRDQLFRVNCQYPTDSLPIVSPQEKQASHMLTSVSNASGFIVLPAGQTLQKGVQTEVLKMI